The following are encoded together in the Argopecten irradians isolate NY chromosome 5, Ai_NY, whole genome shotgun sequence genome:
- the LOC138323501 gene encoding uncharacterized protein, with protein MNVAVVGKVNLVLGALAIIFQIIGFATRGWIRFKFEVTLIDLGGQFLTGLKQVATTKFEFGLWSVSSCIQGVCFVLKHTDWESNSQVNAYADMLNIRQYKIITSLAVGFGIVAMIFLVLHFRRPVLTNRCNGFLAISCFSIAGVLMWYVVGKFAKMAANLHPILTEHQELTAMAPYSVVLAAIGASLAFAVAIMVFLEVFRTSCLAENGTVISRFPGGQQQHTLLSISHQTTMAPPPMMAQTTHINVR; from the exons ATGAATGTCGCTGTGGTTGGAAAAGTTAATCTGGTGTTGGGGGCACTAGCCATTATTTTTCAGATTATTGGGTTTGCCACTCGAGGATGGATCCGCTTCAAGTTTGAAGTCACTTTGATCGATCTAGGAGGTCAATTCTTGACAGGTTTGAAACAGGTCGCTACCACAAAATTTGAATTCGGACTGTGGTCAGTTTCGTCTTGTATCCAGGGAGTATGTTTTGTACTCAAACATACCGACTGGGAATCTAACAGTCAGGTCAATGCAT ATGCCGACATGCTGAACATCCGTCAGTATAAGATCATCACCTCCCTTGCCGTCGGCTTTGGAATCGTTGCCATGATCTTTCTTGTATTACATTTCCGCCGGCCTGTCCTTACCAACAGATGTAACGGCTTCTTGGCCATTAGCTGTTTCTCCATCGCAG GCGTCCTGATGTGGTACGTGGTCGGAAAGTTtgccaaaatggccgccaatcTCCACCCAATTCTGACGGAACATCAGGAATTAACCGCCATGGCACCCTACTCGGTTGTTCTCGCCGCCATTGGAGCCTCGCTTGCGTTTGCGGTAGCGATCATGGTGTTTTTGGAAGTTTTCCGTACCTCGTGTCTAGCGGAGAATGGTACTGTGATCAGCAGGTTTCCCGGCGGTCAACAGCAGCACACCCTACTGAGCATCAGCCACCAAACTACCATGGCCCCGCCCCCAATGATGGCACAGACCACTCATATCAACGTTCGATAA
- the LOC138323499 gene encoding uncharacterized protein: protein MKTKVFGLVGGFTSLMQVFALCTPWWIIVQRDERRTVYGLWYTLSCEVSQGVSFCKTLYHHAPHEEHDVIKVVSNFLEFEIETMVGVCVCLVATVLGTVYRHRQANKDSLGYGLCATLLLIVSGATVWVTIGKLIKENVDLAGHEAIDIPWSLIISALSSTVPLVLAALTVPLLVKNIRELKRDRVAARALEDKIQSSTANLYTTDISMDRLPGYHNMGNSLTPAPSFSTLDSTAFPGGSVTSETIKTGEIFL from the exons ATGAAGACGAAAGTGTTCGGTTTAGTGGGAGGGTTCACATCTCTGATGCAGGTTTTCGCCCTATGTACCCCCTGGTGGATTATCGTTCAGAGGGATGAACGCCGGACAGTATATGGACTGTGGTATACACTGTCTTGTGAAGTGTCCCAGGGTGTGTCCTTTTGTAAGACTCTGTACCACCACGCGCCGCACGAGGaacatgacgtcatcaaagTTGTAT caaatttcCTAGAATTCGAGATCGAGACAATGGTAGGTGTTTGTGTGTGCCTTGTGGCGACAGTTCTTGGTACCGTGTACAGACACCGTCAGGCCAACAAAGATTCCCTGGGGTACGGTCTGTGTGCAACTCTACTTCTTATTGTTTCAG gGGCCACGGTATGGGTGACAATAGGAAAACTTATAAAAGAGAACGTGGACTTAGCTGGACATGAAGCTATAGATATCCCATGGTCACTCATCATATCTGCGCTGTCCAGCACAGTTCCGCTGGTCCTAGCAGCCCTTACAGTGCCCTTACTGGTCAAAAACATTCGTGAACTGAAGCGTGATCGTGTGGCCGCACGTGCATTGGAGGACAAAATCCAATCAAGCACGGCGAACTTGTACACGACGGACATCAGCATGGACCGTCTTCCTGGCTACCATAATATGGGAAACTCGCTCACCCCAGCGCCAAGTTTCTCCACGCTCGACTCGACAGCCTTTCCTGGCGGCTCCGTGACGTCAGAGACGATCAAAACTGGAGAGATTTTTCTGTGA
- the LOC138323502 gene encoding uncharacterized protein, protein MEVSRQLLVIGVLATLGLLMKTIVFTTPGWAGVHIPVKKQQPMDMVMPALPRQPCDDGSRSGEMLDDENPLPPCDMIQDKPMLEAEKADMMPEMHRKGKRHHRHHHHCGPGVHMSLGLWYAVTCTKVNRKEMDDGIAAPTPDSSDLIIDRKKRSNHHHDSSEEHDDDHDDDDDDDHKKMEKKCRMTSYKHADVIADNMPAEASNLADIVKNIALYTDKMLCEFRVEATIGLSTSFVGIFALWMYARGGARGRWSAIMSFMCLLTSGVIYLVAVGKVASILIMSHKYLESEMSDLNVRMTVPWGLILAVIGSLFTLVATFGMLLVLSRGHNSRDIAKPYAVGVNENGKYARFVNEEAGPLPMKVKF, encoded by the exons ATGGAGGTCTCTCGCCAGCTACTCGTTATTGGGGTGCTGGCCACGTTGGGCTTGTTGATGAAAACCATAGTGTTTACAACTCCGGGTTGGGCTGGTGTACATATCCCTGTAAAGAAACAGCAGCCCATGGATATGGTGATGCCAGCATTACCAAGACAGCCATGCGATGACGGAAGCAGAAGCGGTGAAATGTTAGATGATGAGAATCCTCTTCCGCCATGCGATATGATCCAAGATAAACCAATGCTGGAGGCTGAGAAAGCGGATATGATGCCGGAAATGCACAGAAAAGGAAAGCGCCACCACCGCCATCACCACCACTGTGGTCCCGGAGTCCACATGTCTCTCGGTCTGTGGTACGCCGTCACGTGCACCAAGGTCAACAGAAAGGAGATGGACGACGGCATTGCCGCTCCAACTCCGGATTCATCTGACCTGATTATTGATCGCAAGAAGCGCAGCAACCATCACCACGATAGCTCCGAGGAACATGACgatgatcatgatgatgatgatgatgacgatcaTAAGAAGATGGAGAAGAAGTGTCGCATGACGTCATACAAACACGCTGACGTCATCGCCGACAATATGCCCGCCGAGGCTAGCAACTTGGCTGACATCGTGAAAAACATTGCCC TGTACACGGACAAGATGCTGTGTGAGTTCCGAGTAGAGGCCACCATCGGCCTATCCACGTCCTTCGTCGGTATCTTCGCTCTCTGGATGTATGCTCGTGGAGGCGCTAGGGGGCGCTGGAGTGCTATTATGTCATTCATGTGTCTGCTCACCTCTG GTGTCATCTACCTGGTGGCAGTAGGCAAGGTCGCTTCTATCCTCATTATGTCCCACAAGTACCTTGAGTCCGAGATGAGTGACCTCAACGTCCGCATGACCGTCCCATGGGGCCTTATCCTGGCTGTGATTGGCTCTCTGTTCACTCTCGTCGCCACCTTCGGAATGCTTCTGGTCCTTTCCAGGGGACACAACAGCCGAGATATCGCCAAGCCATATGCTGTTGGCGTCAACGAGAACGGCAAATATGCCCGTTTCGTTAACGAAGAGGCGGGTCCTCTTCCGATGAAGGTGAAGTTTTGA